One window from the genome of Lepisosteus oculatus isolate fLepOcu1 chromosome 21, fLepOcu1.hap2, whole genome shotgun sequence encodes:
- the LOC107075834 gene encoding tetraspanin-32-like, whose amino-acid sequence MEQQGYTRIIKLQILIHSCLILLLGLAVLVLVVWTGRDGRFVALQDSGPAGSRYSAFPHAVLCVGSPLGALLLAVAALCSLGVYRESEGLLGMGVVCLGVLVCGSAQGAAWRQARGMEVESAAKDIYDRLCHDFAVNQTAQVKEHLAAIHSAFSCCGRDLPTLHGQRLEEVTCSADMRAHKEDCLLAIGHFLHKHLDICWTLILATATIALSGLFLTSSLYFSVRLAESWNRKGKYTLAGCTDSM is encoded by the exons ATGGAACAGCAAGGCTACACGAGGATCATCAAACTCCAGATCCTGATCCACAGCTGTCTGATTCTG TTACTGGGGCTGGCGGTGCTGGTGCTGGTCGTGTGGACCGGCAGGGATGGGAGATTCGTCGCCTTGCAGGACAGCGGCCCAGCAGGCAGCAGATACAGCGCGTTCCCCCACGCGG tgctgtgtgtgggaTCGCCTCTGGGGGCTCTGCTCTTGGCAGTGGCGGCGCTGTGCTCCCTGGGAGTGTACAGGGAATCGGAGGGGCTGCTGGGAATG GGGGTGGTGTGTCTCGGGGTGCTGGTCTGCGGCTCGGCGCAGGGGGCGGCGTGGAGACAGGCGCGGGGTATGGAG GTGGAGTCGGCTGCCAAGGACATCTATGACCGGCTGTGTCATGACTTCGCTGTGAACCAGACCGCCCAGGTCAAGGAACACCTGGCTGCCATCCACTCTGCG TTTTCCTGCTGTGGCAGAGATCTTCCCACCCTGCACGGCCAGAGACTGGAGGAGGTCACGTGCTCAGCTGACATGCGAGCGCACAAAGAG GACTGCTTGCTGGCGATCGGACACTTCCTGCACAAACACCTGGATATCTGCTGGACGCTGATCCTGGCCACGGCCACAATCGCA CTCAGCGGCCTGTTCCTGACCTCCTCCCTCTATTTCTCCGTGAGACTGGCCGAATCTTGGAACAGGAAAGGGAAATATACGCTGGCAGGGTGTACGGACAGCATGTGA